One window of Candidatus Regiella endosymbiont of Tuberolachnus salignus genomic DNA carries:
- the brnQ gene encoding branched-chain amino acid transport system II carrier protein, whose protein sequence is MAHHLSFKDILALGFMTFALFVGAGNIIFPPIVGLQSGENVWLAALGFLITAVGLPVITVVALAKVGGGIDALSTPIGRRAGLLLATICYLAVGPLFATPRTATVSFEVGIAPLTGDGAIPLLIYSLIYFSLVIGVSLYPGRLLDTIGHILAPLKIIAFSILGITAVLWPAGTSIPAIELYQQMPFSSGFINGYLTMDTLGALVFGIVIVNAARSRGVVSVGLLTRYTVLAGLIAGLGLTLLYLSLFKLGSSSGILTPDAQNGAVILHAYVQHTLGGLGSVFLAALIFIACIVTAIGLTCACAEFFSQYLPLSYRALVFILGIFSMLVSNLGLTHLIQISIPVLTAIYPPCIVLVVLSFTLRWWHNTTLIMAPVMLVSLLFGILDAIKASPFEQLLPTWLQHLPMVEQGLAWLLPSVLVFIGVGLLDRLYGSSDKVAVK, encoded by the coding sequence ATGGCTCATCATTTATCGTTTAAAGATATTTTAGCATTAGGTTTTATGACTTTTGCTTTGTTCGTGGGGGCAGGGAACATTATTTTTCCCCCTATCGTTGGTTTGCAGTCGGGTGAAAACGTTTGGTTGGCTGCCCTTGGTTTTTTGATAACCGCTGTCGGTTTGCCAGTGATAACCGTTGTCGCTTTGGCAAAAGTCGGCGGAGGCATTGACGCGCTGAGTACGCCGATTGGGCGACGGGCGGGTTTGTTATTGGCTACCATTTGTTATTTGGCAGTGGGACCTTTGTTTGCAACGCCTCGTACGGCAACGGTTTCTTTTGAAGTTGGGATTGCGCCTTTAACGGGCGACGGGGCTATACCACTGCTGATTTATAGTCTTATTTATTTTTCATTAGTTATTGGTGTTTCACTTTATCCTGGCCGTTTATTAGACACCATCGGCCATATTTTAGCGCCGTTAAAAATCATCGCATTTAGCATCTTGGGGATCACCGCTGTGTTATGGCCTGCCGGTACTTCTATTCCCGCTATTGAGTTGTATCAACAAATGCCTTTTTCTTCTGGCTTTATTAATGGCTATCTGACCATGGATACGCTTGGCGCGTTGGTATTTGGTATTGTTATTGTTAACGCTGCTCGCTCTCGGGGGGTTGTTTCCGTTGGTTTATTGACACGCTATACCGTTTTAGCAGGATTGATTGCCGGGTTGGGGCTGACACTGCTTTACCTTAGCTTATTTAAACTCGGTTCAAGCAGCGGTATTTTAACGCCAGATGCCCAAAATGGTGCCGTCATTTTGCATGCTTATGTTCAACATACCTTGGGTGGTTTGGGTAGTGTCTTTTTGGCTGCTTTGATTTTTATCGCTTGTATTGTGACCGCGATTGGTCTGACCTGTGCTTGTGCTGAATTTTTTAGCCAATATTTACCGCTATCTTACCGTGCTTTAGTGTTTATTCTTGGCATTTTTTCTATGCTGGTTTCCAATCTAGGGTTAACGCATCTGATCCAAATTTCAATTCCCGTGTTGACGGCGATTTATCCCCCTTGTATCGTCTTAGTGGTGCTGAGTTTTACTTTACGTTGGTGGCATAACACGACACTCATTATGGCGCCCGTTATGTTGGTTAGCTTGTTGTTTGGGATTTTGGATGCGATAAAAGCGTCTCCCTTTGAGCAACTACTGCCTACTTGGTTACAGCATTTGCCGATGGTGGAACAAGGATTGGCATGGCTGTTGCCGTCAGTACTGGTATTTATTGGAGTTGGCCTGTTAGATCGCTTGTATGGCTCTAGTGATAAAGTGGCCGTGAAATAA